AAATTAACCAGAAATTATCGTACACTGCTAGATGATCTTGCCTCCCTTCCGTTGATCTATGCCGATGATACTACACTACTTGAAATTGTTGACGACCCCGCTGTATCAGCTAATCGTCTTAATTCTGATTTAAATAAGATTGCTGTTTCGGCTGATAAATGGTTGGTAACCATGAATCCTGTTAAATCTCGTGATGTTGTATTTTCTCTGAAGCGTAATGAACAAGTTCACCCCCCTCTATTTCTCAACTCCAATGTCGTCAAAGATGCTGAGTCTCATACTCACTTGAGtttaactttgcagagtagCATGTCGTGGAGAAATCATATAGTTCAGGTGTTTGAGAAAGCTTCAAAGCGACTTAACCTGTTAAAATTTGTCAAATACCGAGTTGACCGTTCCACATTAACATCCTTGTATAAGAGTCTAATCAGACCACTTATGGAATATGGAAATGTTATTTGGAACAACTGTTATGATTGCGACTCAACTCTACTTGATAGCGTTCAATATGAAGCTGCAAGGTTGGTAACAGGAGCCATTAAAGGAACCCGTTCTGAAAGGATATACAAGGAACTTGCTGGGGAGTCTCTGAGTAGCAGAAGGAAATGACATCAGCTAAGccaattttacaaaattgtaaAGAATCTTGCACCTTACTATTTAAGTGAGCTACGTCCAAAACTATCTAGTGACCGTACACATTATCGTCTTAGGTCAAGGGAAAACTTTACACAATTTTCATGTAGAACTTTTGGCTTTCAAAAGTCTTTCTTTCCATCCGCTATCACTGGCTGGAATTCTCTGGACCTAGATGTTCGAAACTCTGTATCTCTTCCCACTTTTAAAGCTAAATTAAGGTCAACTCTCTTTCCCCATATTTAtaataagttatttgatttttctttttcaaggagGGCATCTATTGATCACACCCGCCTTAGACTTGGTTTCTCTTGTCTAAgagaatatttgtttaaaatttacCGTTGTGCATCGCCTATTTGCGAGTGCGGTCTTGAATCTGAATCGGTGAAACACTTCTTTTTGGTTTGCCCCAGGTATGCCGCTCAACGTAATGCCCTCCTTACCTCTGCTGCTAGTATTCGCGGTGAAACATGGTCATCGAGCAGCGATTCtaggaaaatttatttttttattgtacggCGTTAAATCTGTAAATTATGATATCAACTGTGCTTTATTTCGTGAAGTCCAGAGTTTTATAATCAATACTAATCGCTTTTTGATTGCCACTGTTTGACTGCTGAATTAATATATTTCTAGTCATGTAACTTTTAATTAGTACAAATTGCTTTTCGTTGGCCACTGTCTGTTTGttaaattaatatatctttagtgatgtcaatttttttgttgtaatcTTGTGTGTCGTGTGCCTGTGTGTTTTGAGTGTAAACCTGATTACTGCATTATTGTGAGCCCCCTTGATAAGCCAAGGTGCTTTTGGGGCAAACAATGGTTAATATgactaaattaaaaaataaataaataaataaatggttCTTTTGTACTGACATGTACAACATAGTTTCAACGTAGTTTCAAGGCAGACAGTACTAGAAAATACGACGCTTGGTATTTTATATGGGCTTTATTGAGTTAATGCTGCATAATCACTTAAAACAACACCATAGCTTTGGCGACGCGAAGAGGAAGCTGGGTTTTCTTCACAGTAAGAGCTTGTTCCTCTCCAGCTTGTTCCTCTCTCTGCCGAAGATCTTGCTAATAAATTTGTCACCTTTTGTGAGGTCAAAACACTAACATCAGAACGTGTTTCTCCTGTGATGCCTGAATTCTTCTACCGTCTGGATACTTTCACCCTCAGTTGAGGGTCCATTACCCAGTCCCCTACCTAATTTTGGTCCCAATTAGCAACTCCCAGTACTTGTTTGCACTAGGCTGATACGAATAATGAATTAAAAGCACCGACTGAGGCCATTTGAATACACGTGCCTTCCGGGTTGGAAGAAAATAAGCGCATGTCATTCCATCGACCATAAAGAGCTGACCTTGTGGTAGTCTAAAAACTTGGTTTCGGGTGTCATGTTATCATGCCCAGGGCTCGCGCGGTAATTTTAGCGGACCTCGCGCTTGCGCACAGTTTTGAACAAGAAGCACATGTCGAAGTGTGAAAGCCATTTTAGAAATACATTTTCCGATATCAATTATGCACAAAGAATTATTTGGAACAATAAGGACATTAGAATAGACAATAGATCAGTCTTTTATAAATTGTACTATGAAAACGGGATTGTTTACATATGTGACTTGAAATTTGAATCCGACAATAAGCAGTCTTATGATTTTTATAGACAAAAGGGTCTTAAAACAGATTTCCTGACATGGACAAGTTTAAGAGTATCAGTTCCGAAAGAACTCAGGTCGAGTGAATTGTTACCTGAAATGGACTCGGTAAATTTTAAACATAATGATATACAATTCGACGTTTACATGGCTAAGTGTAAGCatttttataaattattaataacaGCTAAGGCTAAATTGCCTAATATGTTAAGAAACTAATCTCGGATTTTGACATCTCAAATTCTTTGGAGGAAATATACTCACTTCCACAAACCGTTGCCAGTGAAACGTATATTTGGTCCTTCCAATATAGAGTGCTTAATTATATATTGTATacaaattcaaaacttttcaaAATAGATTTGTCGTTGAGTGATAAATGCACCTTCTGTGGCTCTTCAAAGGAAGAGTTGTATCACCTCTTTTTTGAATGCTCCCATGCGCaaattttttggaaaacatCCTCTTCTTGGTGGTTTGAACTTGTTAAGGAAAACATGACTGTGACTATAAAGGATATTATACTTGGGCTTCTAAATAGAACTGATATTATAAACTATCTTATAATTCTCGGAAAACTGTGTATTTGGGAATGTAGAAAAGCTGGCATTTACCCTGATTTTAATATCTTTCACGTGGAGGTCAAAACTGTCAAAACGGAAGTCCTTATTTTAAAAAGTGTACCTTTATTGATAGCACAGCCTTCACCGTCTCTGACACCACTTCGTTTCGGATCTTGAACAGAAGATAACAATAGACTGCGTGTGCCTACTTGTTTCACAAGCTCAGTGGTGTTGAAACAATAACAGAATAACAATTTTTAATATCACTTATTAGCATAGGCTAAAACACTGGATAGCGTTAAACGCGCGTACTGATTGGCCACTCAAACTCCCGATATCTTTTGCTATTCaactccgagcaattcgcgcggaattcgcgcccgaaaatgttgtaatctttgcaggaataaatgagttaaaatcatattttttgtGCAATATGATcttactgttttagtatatactaacacaACTATTCACAGAAGTGTAGAGGTttctagtggtggatatttactaaTTATCACTATGGATCGATCAGTAAACAATATTGCTTCCTCTCTGATGGAAGTGCTGTGGGGTTTACAGACCTGTGCAAGATCTATATAGTGTTATTCTGTTGTTAGCTATGGCGATCCCGAGCCACAAACAGTGCCTCTGTGCTGAGTTTTAAGTCTGTTTAAATTTCATACTTTGTCAAAATTTGAGTCACCCAACTCCCTGAGAAACGGTTCGTACATCTTCTTTTCTCTTCAAGCTTTGTCTTCTTTTTGTTGTGCTTCTTTTCTAAATTACTCAGGtttgaaaaaacttttagcaTTAACCAGCTCAGATACCTTTACCGCCTCATGTGACTCCCCACTACTCCACCACTCCTGTTCCTTGTTTTCCACACAGTGCTGTTCTTTTCACTATTTACACACTTCTCATGATCACGCCTCATTAGGCTGCTTCCAAATAAATCCGGTTGACATCACTTTGTGGGTGTAGTGCACCATACATAGTCATCCTGTCCAACTCCTTTAAGTCTTCTTTCACCATACACATTAAAACCGCTGCCCCAAACCCCAGTAACGCAACAACGATACTGCCGACGTGTTCATTGCCTTGCTTTTATGTCTTCCATTCCAAGATTGGCTTAAGTCGCCTTTCATCTTTATTCTTGAGCTCTTCTTTCATTCCTTCGTCCTTCACTCTATCTAATTCTAAAATCCACAAATGATTTGCACCCTTCTTGTTCCACTTCATTTCTTACCTAACGAGTTCAGTTCCTCCTTACCTCTGTTCGAAATCAAAACGCCACATTTCTACGGTAACTGTTATCGCCTCTTGAAAGTTCTTAGATCTTCTTCCTCCGAAGATCTAAGCCGTGATAAATCTCTATTTCATTAAAGTTACACCATCACGCAGTCTTAAAAAATCCGCTGCTGGTTGCCCTTAGAGTGTTTCTACTTTTCTGCCTACTTTGGTTGCGAGTCAACTCGAACAAAGAGTACTCCTAACTGTATCCCTAACGCTATGATACGATACTGTTCACGGTTACACCGACAGTGCTAGTCACTGATATCTTTATTTTCAAACAGATGTCAAGTCTCAAGTCTTGCAGTGAGAAATGTCTTGGGAAGGGTGAGTATGATGTTGTCTTGATCTTTAATCAAAGAAGTAAAGGGAAACGAAAGTAAGGTCAAAAAGTAATTAACAGAATTGACCAGATTGTACGAAACAAGCACTTTTAATAATAAATCAAGAAGTTTGGAATACGCGCTCGTCGATGTCATGCCCTCTCATTCGTTGACTTACGTTACATAATCAGAAGTCCATACAACCAAGAAGTCTCGATCTTCGCTGGAATTCAACGTATCAGCTTACGGTAATATCGATTTTTTAAATCGCTTTGGACCAATCAAAAGAGTTTTGGTCATCAGGGCAAAGGGGATTGGCCAATATTTGGCGGGAACTGTTCTCTAAACTTCAATAATACCACGTAGACTGATGGGCCTAGACCAAACGAAAGAGATAAAAGGCCTCCTGTGTGAGGAGCAAGTgttgcacagtcggttagtgcgcggccttggtgcataaggtcctgagttcgatccccgtatctgacatccttgtttcgacttctttcctttcagtgtagcctaagtagctttaaatactcttaaaacggagcactgatggaaagaggggggtaaaatgagcgcaccgtcagcttcctgggagagtactctctagagagtaaaggaacttctgacgttaaataacgtgtacctttacctttatctTTACCTTCCGACGTTACCAATTGAtttcaatggaaatgaaatTACTATGTAAAGAAACGTATGGGGTTGGGTCATTTTAAATAACTGCCGTCAACGGTATTTACGCTTAGTTCGCAAACGTTTATTTCGCTGATCGATTGCGTGATTGTAATATCCCACACAGGTTTAAGCCCCGTATCCGCtcaacaacccccccccccccccccacacacacacacacacacacccctCCTTCCCCCAATTAACAATGGAGAGAAAACAaccatgataataataataaaaaacaacaacaacaacaacaaattaatACAACCGTTTGGcaaagggaattttttttctgctttcagGAATGCCTGCCTCATTAGGAACTCACCAGATCAAGCAATCTTCTAAAAGAATCAAAAGAGGTGACATGCGGTTTATACTCAGCTATCATTGACGGCGATATTAAAACATTTAAGTAATGGCACCAAAAGCGTATAAAAAGCCAATTTTGCGAACGTCTCGTTCAATACGATTTACCAACTTTGGTTTAATGATATTGAGTACCTTATACATTGTTTATTCATGTAAGGCAGTGTTGGGAAGCCAGACATATTCTTAAGAATGTCAGGACGTATGAACACACTAATCACGTCACGCGTACAGCTCTCAAGGGTTACGTTAAGAATTGTTTAGAATTTTTCTATTGAAATgacacaaaatttggcctgtgATTTAGGAACACAAGTCGCAAGTCAAAGACAACATAACTGCATGGTCATCATTCTCTCCGGTCTCCAAACGTTGAGATTTTTTTAAGTCTGCACTTAGAACAATGACCTTTGACCTGCACTCACCGCGCATTAGCAGTAAAGGCCAATTTCTGAAGTCGTTGAAAATAACGCAGTGAGCTAGAAGTCCATGCTCCACGTAAGCAATCTCGATTATTATGATGAAAGGAATGGCGTCCTCTGCAGAAGATGTTGCATTCGCCCTTGCAGATAGCAAGTGAAACGCCCATAAAGATTTCCTGTTATAATAGTATCTAGAACTTGCTTTGCGTACGtttcttttccactttttgTAGAAGCGTCTAATAACTCCTCAACAAACGTAACGTATTTCGCTGGAAACTTGACGCGTTCAGAACAACCATACGGTACGTGATACAGGAAATGGTGTATGTACGAATAATTAAggggcccaccttcaaccgacaggcattgcgtgccgcggaacaattttcatCTTTAAAAATTCCGTCCATAGCTAAGATTCTtccaattagatcgctacgataagcaatgcaaatttccataacaaaaacaaacggtcgaaaagcctgtcggttgaaggtgggcctttaggTATCCCGAGCCATAATGTCGTATGAAGTACGTTTCATTTGTAATGCCATATtttgaaaagaatatttaacaaataacaAGAAGTCTCTCCTGTGATCTGTTCTGCATGAAGCGGACAGAGCACGAAAGAGGTGTGGCGAAAATTTCAGATATACTCTCCTAAAGCACGCTAAAATCACAATCCTTGTTAGAATGGTTTGGAACATTTTTTTCACAAACCGAAAGTTAGTTCGTATTTGGACAAGCTAACAGATGAGTGCAAGCGGTTTTTTCAGTCTAAAATTGGCATCTAAATGCAACCTGCTCAGTAAAATCCGGGTGAACTTTGGCACACAAAAACCTGTGAGTGAACGATACTGTCACGGCAATTGTAAAACAAGCTGCTTACGCCTTAGTCTCTGAAAACCACGCCCCCAAACCCCGGGTCATGGCCGTCCAATTacgcttgtttttttttttaactacgcATTTCTCCGGAGTACGGGTGCAGTAACAATTTGTTAAAACGCCAGCCTTGACAGAGTGGTACTGGGTCCTAGCGTAGAAAATCGTTCCGGCCTCAAATTGGCaaagaaaactgtttttttcttctgaaaaaTTCTCCCCATTGAAGTAACAGCAGCTAACAACGAGTGCTCTGAGATCATGTCCTCTCCCTATTATCCCTTGATGCCTCTCACGGgatgtctaaagaaaagtacgcctgattgCAGGTTACTCCATCGGGGACTTTGCCCGCTGAATTAATTGAAATAAAGCATACTTAATTTTTTGACCGCTTACAACATATTGAGTCACAGACCATAACGTTTTGGATACGTTTGCATCTCCAGAATGCAGAGAGTGTCCAAGTTGCACCAATTTTGGAAACCCAACTGATTCCACAGGAGTAGTTATAACATTACATCAACTTCCCAAAACGGAGAGGTGTTATGCAAACGTCTCGTGGGATGCCCTTGACAGCCGTAAGTCagttttagccaaaaaatccacGGTATATATAATTATGATGAAATAATTTTCAAGTGAGTTTGCTGTAAAAGTACGTTTATGCCGCCATGTCACGCGTCaccagttgttttgaaatttgaacctACCGGTAGTATTTAAATCTGCGTGCCCGTTTTGAACTTCTCTCGAGATTCTTGAATTTCCGTGGAATATTCCTTGTTATATCAAAAATAGTTAGCTATGACCTTTCGTTTTATTATAATAAGTGAAAGCTATTTCAAGcgtttgatgaattattgttcgGTACTTTTTTCGTAGAAACCTTCAGAAAAGTCTGAAGATGCCGTTCAAATCTCGTAAGCTCCAAAGAGGAATTTAGTCTTCTGGATACTGGTTATGCGTGACATAGCTCGACTGCAAGTGCTCTGCTTGACCTCGCGTCGAAATGGACGGAAGTTTCTTCGGTGCCAAATTTATCTTTGCATTATTGCTATTTTCATTCGCTGAACTTGTTCTTATTATGAAGTCTGCAGAAGTGCATGCCTGAAAGTTAGTTCGTTAGATTTAGGGACTAGCGATGGATTGGGGTTTCACTTCTTAAAGGTATCACATGATACCTTGAAAAAGTGGGTCTTCTCGCTATGAAGAcccacatttttattttatatactACCCATTTTTTCTGATTGCAGAATTCCGAATTAGGGTGGCTATGTCATACGGATGAGACTTGAAGGTTTAAATAAACATATGCCCATAATTGGCACTGTTTAGGTTGCTAGGTAGCATGTGGAGCAGGCGTATTGTAGAGGGAAACGCTCAGTcccctgtgattggtcaatgttAGTGAGTACACAGTGTTGATAGCGATTAGGGTTTGGAGATATTCTTATCCTCCAGTCACAGGTCGGTGCGATTTTTGTTTCTTAAATTGTTGTTATAGGGGTACAAAAACTTGCAAGGATTTTAATATCTGTTCTTTCAATTCCTTTTGATGATTTAGAAAGCGAGAGAGGATACTATATATATTACTCACTTCAAAATTTTGGACTATCAATTACCTCTATAAATTGCACGGAACTTAGGAAGGTAAGGAAGTTAAACGTTAAAGAGATAAATAATTTCTTTGTAACAAATATCTTCAGAGTACAATTGCAACTATAGTAGAACGATGTTGTTCCGAAGATATTGGTTGTCCTGTGCATCTGTGCACGAGCTTTTCTGAAGTCTGTAATGTTTACCTGTACTCGATGGAAAGTTTTGTCGATTAAATGTTGAAGTTTGAATTGCATATTTGTTCGGCCATGATTGTGAACCGACCAAAACCCTGACGAACAGGTGTGCCTGATTAAGATCCTATTTAGCTAGGCTAAGCGGAAATTTAGTCTCGATGGTCATGGTATAATTTTTGCGCAATTATACGCAAAAAGATAACGTGTAAAATGCAAAACACTTTATATTAAATGTGATAGAAATACTGAAAATAATTTAGAGGCAGACCCTTCCAACGAGCCCTTGTTCtctctcactcactcactcactctctTGCACACCCATGCACTCATTCGTCCGTCCGctcattgatttattgattcATTTCATCTTTCTTTCGTTTGTCCATTTGTTCATTGGACCGGGCAATCTTTGGATTACCAATTAAGTgttttagagtggttttcaattgagtgtcgaaagaaattagcgaattgctttggtttataattacttcactcagtgattggttcaaagttctcgcgccactttttcaaccaatcagaagtgaaaccaaaaccaatcatggctcgcgtgtgcacattttcccacgctttgtgtcgccaacgtgtaattacttcgagttttcattggtttaccgaattgtgtccgtcctttttgattggccaaagtaatta
The sequence above is a segment of the Montipora foliosa isolate CH-2021 chromosome 2, ASM3666993v2, whole genome shotgun sequence genome. Coding sequences within it:
- the LOC137986264 gene encoding uncharacterized protein isoform X2 → MQGSYFYHIFLGYVFLSFEAPHLRSSAVVVSGKKQGFQQYPTSVNQCLQKCSAAIDARKSMIEITEMSSLKSCSEKCLGKGMPASLGTHQIKQSSKRIKREASNNSSTNVTYFAGNLTRSEQPYECRECPSCTNFGNPTDSTGVVITLHQLPKTERCYANVSWDALDSQSERGYYIYYSLQNFGLSITSINCTELRKGVNHYIIDNSSHGLTDSATVKVILTQG
- the LOC137986264 gene encoding uncharacterized protein isoform X1 — protein: MQGSYFYHIFLGYVFLSFEAPHLRSSAVVVSGKKQGFQQYPTSVNQCLQKCSAAIDARKSMIEITEMSSLKSCSEKCLGKGMPASLGTHQIKQSSKRIKREASNNSSTNVTYFAGNLTRSEQPYECRECPSCTNFGNPTDSTGVVITLHQLPKTERCYANVSWDALDSQSERGYYIYYSLQNFGLSITSINCTELRKGVNHYIIDNSSHGLTDSATVKVIVCTPRDDKGREHIHHAWTSSNDIFFSI